The following coding sequences are from one Apodemus sylvaticus chromosome X, mApoSyl1.1, whole genome shotgun sequence window:
- the Lpar4 gene encoding lysophosphatidic acid receptor 4 codes for MGDRRFIDFQFQDLNSSLRPRLGNATANNTCIVDDSFKYNLNGAVYSVVFILGLITNSASLFVFCFRMKMRSETAIFITNLALSDLLFVCTLPFKIFYNFNRHWPFGDTLCKISGTAFLTNIYGSMLFLTCISVDRFLAIVYPFRSRTIRTRRNSAIVCAGVWILVLSGGISASLFSTTNVNNATTTCFEGFSKRVWKTYLSKITIFIEVVGFIIPLILNVSCSSVVLRTLRKPATLSQIGTNKKKVLKMITVHMAVFVVCFVPYNSVLFLYALVRSQAITNCLLERFAKIMYPITLCLATLNCCFDPFIYYFTLESFQKSFYINTHIRMESLFKTETPLTPKPSLPAIQEEVSDQTTNNGGELMLESTF; via the coding sequence atgggtGACAGAAGATTTATTGACTTCCAATTCCAAGATTTAAATTCAAGTCTCAGACCCAGGCTGGGAAATGCAACTGCCAATAATACTTGCATTGTTGATGATTCCTTCAAGTATAATTTGAATGGTGCTGTCTATAGTGTTGTATTCATTCTGGGTCTAATAACCAACAGTGCCTCCTTGTTTGTCTTCTGCTTCCGCATGAAAATGAGAAGTGAGACTGCTATTTTCATCACCAATCTGGCCCTCTCTGATTTGCTTTTTGTCTGTACCCtacctttcaaaatattttacaattttaatCGCCACTGGCCTTTTGGTGATACCCTCTGTAAGATCTCAGGGACTGCGTTCCTCACCAACATCTATGGGAGCATGCTCTTCCTCACCTGCATTAGTGTGGATCGTTTCCTAGCCATTGTCTATCCCTTCAGATCTCGTACCATCAGGACCAGGAGGAATTCCGCCATTGTGTGCGCTGGAGTCTGGATCCTAGTCCTCAGTGGTGGTATTTCAGCTTCTTTGTTCTCCACCACTAATGTCAACAATGCGACCACCACTTGCTTTGAAGGCTTCTCCAAACGTGTCTGGAAGACATACCTGTCCAAGATCACTATATTCATTGAAGTTGTCGGGTTCATCATTCCTCTGATATTGAATGTTTCTTGTTCTTCTGTGGTGCTTAGAACCCTCCGCAAGCCTGCAACATTGTCTCAAATTGGGACCAATAAGAAAAAAGTGTTGAAGATGATCACAGTGCATATGGCAGTTTTTGTGGTATGCTTTGTACCATACAACTCTGTTCTCTTTTTATATGCCCTGGTACGTTCCCAAGCCATTACTAATTGCTTATTGGAAAGGTTTGCAAAGATCATGTACCCAATTACCTTGTGCCTTGCAACTCTGAATTGTTGCTTTGATCCTTTTATCTATTACTTCACTCTTGAATCTTTTCAGAAGTCCTTTTATATCAACACACATATAAGGATGGAGTCCCTGTTTAAGACTGAGACACCTCTGACCCCGAAACCTTCCCTTCCAGCTATCCAAGAGGAAGTTAGTGATCAAACAACAAATAATGGTGGTGAATTAATGCTGGAATCCACCTTCTAG